From Penicillium psychrofluorescens genome assembly, chromosome: 6, one genomic window encodes:
- a CDS encoding uncharacterized protein (ID:PFLUO_009584-T1.cds;~source:funannotate), producing MFWRTFSGLARLSSWRRPQHRAGRPRKRSPYRWILAIVAALGGLLLFCLFVVPQIRRFRFRTDLSWYDLGVHGFGPSQSYVSFDQDSPVVQISPSDAQCDGRYTFIAPRGDSVAYPGPMILDARGELVWTRHQWGTTQDFRVQRYRGEDFLTYWQGDEEDAHGRGSWYMLDSTYTQRYVVSPVGNLDGDLHEFQITPNGTALIIIYEPIPADLTSVGGPELGWLYDGILQELDIATGELLFEWRSSSFFSPNSSYEPLRDRGHERTAGYDYIHFNSVDKDDQGRYLVSGRHTHSITCIDGNTGDVLWNLGGAQNEFSDTSEDAKVDFHWQHDARWRGPNTISLFDNEVEADTDPTPVSRGMMVEVDAPARQVKLLRTYDHPQAMMTPSQGNLQLLDTGNVFVGWGHSAAYTEFTSKGDVVCDVHFGASAFFSFGRIVSYRVTKSDWVGMPNTIPDAAFAGDSIFVSWNGATEVATWRLEAWDGLNLSNMTFNPISQVPRTTFETEIPLTPELDSYLRVCAVNTNGEVIGMTDVFSRISAHPRGIFASVRNWGAVLIGIFALCCLVFGVYCAISRRLRGRRSISGGSYQPVRPRDDDDNESELDRLPV from the exons ATGTTCTGGCGGACTTTCTCCGGCCTTGCTCGCCTAAGCTCCTGGCGTCGGCCGCAGCATCGCGCCGGTCGCCCTCGGAAGCGGTCTCCATACCGCTGGATTCTCGCAATCGTCGCAGCTCTGGGCGGGCTCCTTCTGTTCTGTCTTTTCGTGGTCCCGCAAATCCGCCGCTTTCGCTTTCGTACGGATCTGAGCTGGTACGACCTAGGGGTTCACGGCTTTGGTCCGTCGCAAAGCTACGTCTCGTTTGATCAAGACTCGCCGGTCGTTCAGATCTCACCTTCGGACGCCCAATGTGATGGCCGGTATACGTTTATTGCGCCGCGAGGCGATTCCGTCGCGTACCCGGGCCCGATGATCTTGGATGCTCGGGGAGAATTGGTGTGGACCAGACACCAATGGGGAACCACGCAGGACTTTCGGGTCCAACGATATCGAGGCGAGGACTTTTTGACTTATTGGCAAGgagacgaagaggatgctCATGGTCGTGGTTCATGGTATATG CTGGACTCGACTTACACACAACGATATGTCGTGTCTCCTGTCGGCAACCTGGATGGCGACTTGCACGAGTTTCAAATTACCCCGAACGGGACTGCTTTGATCATCATCTACGAACCGATTCCCGCCGACCTGACTTCCGTTGGAGGACCCGAGCTCGGCTGGCTCTACGACGGGATCCTTCAGGAACTCGATATCGCAACCGGAGAGCTACTCTTTGAGTGGCGCTCGTCCAGTTTCTTCTCGCCGAACAGCAGCTACGAGCCACTTAGAGACCGCGGTCACGAACGCACGGCTGGCTACGACTATATCCACTTCAACAGCGTAGACAAGGATGACCAGGGTCGCTACCTGGTATCGGGTCGGCATACCCATTCCATTACCTGCATCGACGGAAACACAGGAGACGTTCTTTGGAACCTCGGTGGAGCACAAAATGAATTCTCTGATACATCCGAAGACGCGAAAGTCGACTTTCACTGGCAACATGACGCTCGCTGGCGAGGTCCCAACACGATATCTCTGTTTGACAATGAGGTGGAGGCCGACACTGACCCGACCCCGGTCAGTCGTGGCATGATGGTTGAGGTCGATGCCCCAGCACGGCAAGTCAAGTTGCTCAGGACATACGACCATCCGCAGGCCATGATGACGCCGTCGCAGGGCAACCTTCAGCTACTGGATACCGGGAATGTGTTTGTTGGATGGGGCCACAGCGCCGCCTACACCGAGTTTACCAGCAAGGGAGATGTTGTCTGTGACGTGCACTTCGGTGCATCGGcttttttctcctttggCCGCATCGTCTCCTACCGGGTGACCAAGAGCGACTGGGTTGGCATGCCGAATACCATCCCGGACGCTGCGTTCGCCGGCGATAGCATCTTTGTGAGCTGGAACGGTGCGACGGAGGTGGCTACATGGCGCCTTGAAGCGTGGGATGGCCTGAATCTATCCAACATGACATTTAACCCCATTAGCCAAGTCCCTCGCACCACTTTTGAGACCGAGATTCCCCTGACCCCAGAACTTGACTCATACTTGCGCGTGTGCGCCGTCAATACCAACGGCGAGGTGATTGGCATGACGGATGTGTTTTCACGCATCTCGGCCCACCCGCGCGGGATCTTCGCCTCAGTTCGCAATTGGGGCGCGGTCCTGATCGGCATCTTCGCGCTGTGCTGTCTTGTCTTCGGTGTCTACTGCGCCATCTCCCGCCGTCTGCGAGGCCGACGATCCATCTCAGGCGGCTCCTATCAGCCTGTCAGGCCTCgggacgacgacgacaatGAATCCGAGCTTGATCGACTCCCCGTCTAG
- a CDS encoding uncharacterized protein (ID:PFLUO_009583-T1.cds;~source:funannotate), translating into MAKKENVKDESPSPSLLKTGATDDEEQIDGPPVSDTLLAQVKSKIASGTLKLPDKDWVRALEYRKPDNKGKPHELKTPAMTRAAWGQATGLEVPKASWCHTCTSGSGVFASCVVADDGKRLLAQGACMNCFYHGHQGRCSFVDEDGSTPRFILNHAMKLSGNTSAATPKAATESSPSQKRKGSSVPTTPSKAQKSSKTTTPKSATKNARRSKDVDNYDDIDDLAVLLAAREELEDDLSVVNLRIKKLQLEKNVEEV; encoded by the exons ATGGCTAAGAAAGAGAATGTGAAGGATGAgtcgccctcgccctcgctcCTCAAGACCGGAGCgacggacgacgaggagcaga TAGACGGACCGCCCGTCTCGGATACTCTCCTGGCCCAGGTCAAGTCCAAGATCGCCTCTGGTACGCTCAAGCTGCCAGACAAAGACTGGGTTCGGGCTCTCGAGTACCGAAAGCCCGACAACAAAGGCAAGCCGCATGAGCTGAAAACCCCCGCCATGACTCGCGCTGCTTGGGGCCAGGCCACTGGTCTTGAAGTTCCCAAGGCGTCGTGGTGCCATACCTGTACATCGGGCAGCGGAGTATTCGCCTCGTGCGTGGTTGCGGATGATGGCAAGAGGCTGCTGGCGCAAGGTGCCTGCATGAATTGCTTCTACCATGGGCACCAAGGGAGATGCTCGTTCG tcgatgaagatggcagcaCCCCGCGCTTCATCCTCAACCACGCCATGAAGCTCAGCGGAAACACCAGTGCTGCCACTCCGAAGGCTGCTACTGAGTCCTCCCCGTCCCAGAAACGTAAGGGTTCTTCG GTTCCTACCACCCCCAGCAAGGCTCAGAAGTCGTCCAAGaccaccacccccaaatCGGCTACCAAGAATGCTCGTAGGAGCAAGGACGTTGACAACTACGACGACATTGATGACCTCGCCGTTCTGCTTGCGGCTCGGGAGGAATTGGAAGATGACCTGTCTGTTGTCAACCTGCGTATCAAGAAGCTCCAGTTGGAGAAGAATGTAGAGGAGGTGTGA
- a CDS encoding uncharacterized protein (ID:PFLUO_009582-T1.cds;~source:funannotate), which yields MRSLTRRAVFAIISTLVFILLVSALVSETRQTWLPISKSSSKPDFWEWDTSTRFRTPHAKQSHIADVDICDSFPTDRLAGVQVVLKIGGSEDSERLDILTSTVTRCITNLLIVSDREAVLDGHRVHDVLADLPPSFRATAPDFDQYEALQRDDGSFERAAGWRLDRYKFLPMVEYAKLSNPSAQWFVFLESDTYFFWDNLFRLLDQYDPDVPLYFGSPSPGRHDKHGEVTWFAYGGVGFVLSRAAVDKLVHRPAGPDGEFKLPSLTMQDERLVTSECCGDSVLGWTLFKKGIKLSGLFPMFNPHPLHGIPFDDLYWCQPVISLHKSSLNDMAGLTKWENSRDRTHPLLYSDLFEYTRMGELADKEDWDNGEWGGFQDPSESPAHRSFEACRSACHDNERCLSFTYDSTGHCIFVPTMRLGLKKVISPEVRLSAGWDNEKINSWTASHQCSRPHWVKPSIERIF from the exons ATGCGGTCGCTGACCCGCAGGGCGGTCTTCGCTATAATCAGCActctcgtcttcatcttgctCGTCTCCGCGCTCGTTTCGGAAACACGACAGACCTGGTTGCCTATCTCGAAGAGCTCCTCAAAGCCCGATTTCTGGGAATGGGACACCAGCACGAGGTTTCGCACGCCGCATGCCAAGCAGTCGCATATTGCCGATGTCGATATCTGCGATTCCTTCCCCACAGACCGGTTGGCCGGCGTCCAGGTCGTTTTGAAAATTGGCGGATCCGAAGATTCCGAGCGACTTGACATACTCACCTCCACTGTCACCCGCTGCATCACCAATCTGCTCATTGTCTCGGATCGAGAGGCGGTGCTTGACGGCCATCGGGTCCATGATGTGCTCGCCGACCTACCGCCGTCGTTTCGAGCCACGGCCCCCGATTTCGACCAATATGAGGCCCTCCAGCGAGACGACGGAAGTTTCGAGAGGGCCGCGGGTTGGAGGCTAGACCGCTACAAGTTTCTACCAATGGTCGAGTATGCGAAGCTGTCCAACCCGTCTGCGCAATGGTTTGTCTTCCTTGAATCCGATACCTACTTTTTCTGGGACAATCTATTCCGGCTGCTGGACCAGTACGACCCTGACGTGCCTTTGTACTTTGGTTCTCCCTCGCCGGGCCGACACGATAAACACGGGGAGGTTACCTGGTTCGCCTATGGAGGGGTCGGTTTTGTTTTGTCCCGCGCTGCGGTAGATAAGCTAGTGCATCGGCCAGCTGGGCCAGACGGGGAATTCAAGCTGCCATCCTTAACGATGCAAGATGAACGTCTGGTTACGAGTGAATGCTGTGGAGACTCCGTTCTCGGATGGACACTGTTCAAAAAAGGAATCAAGCTCTCTGGCTTATTTCCTATGTTCAACCCGCATCCCCTACACGGCATTCCCTTCGATGATTTGTACTGGTGTCAGCCAGTAATCAGTTTACACAAATCGTCATTGAACGATATGGCTGGATTGACGAAGTGGGAGAATAGTCGGGATCGTACG CACCCACTGCTCTACTCAGATCTGTTTGAATACACTCGGATGGGCGAACTGGCCGACAAGGAGGATTGGGATAACGGCGAATGGGGTGGATTCCAAGACCCTTCAGAGTCACCAGCTCACAGATCCTTCGAAGCCTGTCGGTCAGCTTGCCATGATAATGAGCGCTGTTTGTCCTTCACATATGACTCCACAGGGCACTGTATCTTTGTGCCAACCATGCGCCTCGGCCTGAAGAAGGTGATCTCCCCAGAGGTCCGCTTGTCGGCAGGATGGGACAATGAAAAGATCAACAGCTGGACAGCTTCGCATCAGTGCTCACGGCCCCATTGGGTGAAGCCCAGTATAGAACGCATTTTCTGA